CTGTTCAGCGACTGCAGGCTTTGATAAACGAGGCCCCCGCGAACGGCGAGGCAGGCGGGCGAGGGGGTATCGCAGATTCAGTGCGTCGGATGCAATTGCTGGAACTGATTGTCAGCGCTCGAACAACGACAGACGTGAGCCGATTGTCCAAATTGCGGCAGCAAACGTTGGAGGTCCTGGACAAAAATTTGCCTCAAACGGTCCGGTTTATTCACAGCCAGATCAACGGCAACACATTGCAGGCGGGAGACACGTATCTCGCAAACCTAAACGGGCAGCTTCTCTGGCGATTGGTACAACAGCGAGGCCAGCAGATTCCTATCGATGAGCTGCGTTGGATGCTTCCAGTAGCCGCGAATGTCGCAGCTGTATCCGGCGACGAAAAATCGCTTACGTGGCTCCTTGAACGCGTGACAGCGATGTCGCTCAACGGCGAGCAACTGAGTTCTGTGGCACAAGCGGTCGCGTCCGTTGAACAGCCAGCGAAGCAGTCGCCAGCTGCGAACTCATCGTCGGCGGCCATACAAGAATTCTGGCAGCAAGTCCTGCAGAACGGCACTCAGGGAACCGATTCGTGGCTGGAAGCGTCACTGCAGCTGGCTCAGATCGCAGCCAACAATGGCGACGGCCAGCAGGCGACGCGGCGAATAGGCGTCGTCGAAACGCTCTACCCCGATTGGGGCACGCCAGCGCGAAAAGCGCGAGCTGCCGAGTTGCTTAAGCGTCTTAGCGAATAGCGGCTGCTAAGAATTAAGTCGTTCGCGCAGATAGGCCGCTCGCGCGACATTGCGTTCGGCCGTTTTTAGCGGTCCGCCGTGCAGCTTTTGCAGGTGTGATGGCTGAGTGTGAATGAAGAGTTCATTCACGGTTGCAATTGTCACTTCCGGCACCAGGCCGAGGTTCACGCCCAGCCGGACACTCGAAAGCAGATGCATGGTTTCTTCGGAACTGATGGACCGCGCGCTGGTCAGGATGCCCATTGCGCGAGCGATTTGGTCGTCCAGTTGAGCTTTGTTATCGCGGCATAACAGGTCTCGCACGCGGCGTTCGTAGCCCAGAATGTTAGGCACAACTTCGGCAAGATTGTCCAGCAGATCCTGTTCGCTGCAGCCCAGCGTGATTTGGTTTGAGATCTGATAGAAGTCACCCATCGCCTGGCTACCCTCGCCATAGAGTCCACGGACGGCGAGGTTGATCTTTTGAGCCGCCTGATGCACTTTCTGAATTTCGCGAGTGATTCGTAACGCGGGCAGGTGCAGCATCACGCTCACGCGGATGCCGGTGCCGACATTGGTTGGGCAGGCGGTGAGATA
This DNA window, taken from Fuerstiella marisgermanici, encodes the following:
- a CDS encoding protein arginine kinase translates to MTSDGEEQTLCLEELARTSGEWLRAEGPESDIVISTRIRLARNVAGFPFMTQADDDIRRQLVDSLRTTISATDCGQHLQFVDVAALDDIDKQLLVERQLISRELAQSEGPRGVVIGEGEHVSIMLNEEDHVRIQVLHSGLALEKTWEQINDLDNSLEARTSFAFDEELGYLTACPTNVGTGIRVSVMLHLPALRITREIQKVHQAAQKINLAVRGLYGEGSQAMGDFYQISNQITLGCSEQDLLDNLAEVVPNILGYERRVRDLLCRDNKAQLDDQIARAMGILTSARSISSEETMHLLSSVRLGVNLGLVPEVTIATVNELFIHTQPSHLQKLHGGPLKTAERNVARAAYLRERLNS